Below is a genomic region from Bacteroidota bacterium.
CTCATCTTGTTTTTATTTTGAGATTACACAGATTGAAGAATGATTACACAGATTGTTTTTTGTATTTAATCTGTGCAATCTGTTTTTTCTTTTTCGGTATGGTGTAATCTTTTTAATAAAGAGGTCAAACGTACAAGATTTTTTTAAAAACCACGCAATCAAACAGCACATATTCAATAATAAAAATGAAAAAATTATTGCACAGAGATAAGCATTTTAAAATTTTTCCCGAAGGGGCTCCTTCAGAGCAGATCAGCCAATAGGCTCATTTGTCTTTTTTTCCGCATCCCACTTCACCAGAAAGAAATAATCTTTTTCCAGAGGGAGATATCCGTACTCATAGCAGAAATAATAGGTATCGCCTTTTTTGGTTTTGTATGTGTGTGTAATATGTTTAAAGCTGAATCCTTTTTCGTGCAGCTTTTCTTTATGCACATTGGCCTTTCCTTTTCCCTGTTCCACTTTTTCTAAAAGTATTCTTCGGTTCTTCCGCAAAATAGTATTCACCGAGCGCATGTAGTTGGTGGTATCGCTGTTCTGTTTGTTGTTGTATGCATTCCGGCACAAATCAGAACAGAATTTTTTGTCTATCCGGCCTTTAATCGGCTCTCCGCACTCCAAACATTCTTTTGCCATTCGTAGAAATT
It encodes:
- a CDS encoding DUF2116 family Zn-ribbon domain-containing protein; the encoded protein is MAKECLECGEPIKGRIDKKFCSDLCRNAYNNKQNSDTTNYMRSVNTILRKNRRILLEKVEQGKGKANVHKEKLHEKGFSFKHITHTYKTKKGDTYYFCYEYGYLPLEKDYFFLVKWDAEKKTNEPIG